In Abyssicoccus albus, the following proteins share a genomic window:
- a CDS encoding YihY/virulence factor BrkB family protein, whose translation MNKMPKGNQVYQSVPDAPEQNEYYVGDVPFKSKRAKKDNENFYVSKMNKPAKKKENGGFFSTLMYRFGKDDTSGLAAQLAYYFMLSLFPLLIFLLTLIPLMNIDQSTITNMIEQNAPGQTSELITGIIEDVMKNSGGGILSFGLLMTLWTASNGMTAMMNAFNVAYGVEDNRNAIVAKLLSVLFTVIMISVLLLSLVLIVFGKQIGDLLFGVVGLNDQFTWVWNLVRGVLPVIVIFIVFSMLYFIAPNLKVTWKSIWPGALFATIIWLGATYLFGFYVSNFGSYSKTYGSIAGVIILMLWLYLTGVIIILGAQINAIKHHRKRQQEGFLN comes from the coding sequence ATGAATAAAATGCCTAAAGGCAATCAAGTTTATCAGAGTGTCCCAGATGCACCTGAACAAAATGAATACTACGTTGGAGATGTTCCTTTCAAGTCTAAACGAGCAAAAAAGGACAATGAGAATTTCTATGTCTCCAAGATGAATAAACCAGCTAAAAAGAAAGAAAATGGAGGGTTTTTCTCTACGTTAATGTATCGTTTCGGAAAAGATGATACATCAGGTCTCGCGGCTCAACTTGCTTATTATTTCATGTTGAGTTTATTCCCTTTACTTATTTTCTTATTAACATTAATTCCATTAATGAATATTGATCAATCAACAATCACTAATATGATTGAACAAAATGCACCTGGTCAAACAAGTGAATTAATTACAGGTATTATTGAAGACGTGATGAAAAACTCTGGTGGGGGCATTCTATCATTCGGTTTATTGATGACACTTTGGACAGCGTCTAATGGAATGACTGCGATGATGAATGCATTTAACGTTGCATATGGTGTAGAAGATAATCGTAATGCGATTGTTGCTAAACTTTTAAGTGTATTATTTACTGTGATCATGATTTCAGTATTATTACTATCACTTGTATTAATCGTATTCGGAAAACAAATTGGTGATTTATTATTCGGTGTTGTCGGATTAAATGATCAGTTCACATGGGTTTGGAATTTAGTTCGTGGTGTATTACCAGTTATTGTCATATTCATTGTATTCTCAATGCTTTACTTCATTGCACCAAACTTAAAAGTAACTTGGAAAAGCATTTGGCCAGGGGCATTGTTTGCAACGATTATATGGCTAGGTGCGACATATTTATTCGGATTCTATGTTTCTAACTTCGGCAGCTATTCAAAAACTTACGGCTCAATTGCCGGTGTGATTATCCTTATGTTATGGTTATATTTAACAGGTGTTATCATTATTCTAGGCGCTCAAATCAATGCCATTAAGCATCATCGAAAGCGTCAACAAGAAGGATTTTTAAATTAA
- a CDS encoding beta-class carbonic anhydrase, with protein sequence MQKKLYKLLEFNKQFVQDEQYEPMITDGHPNEGLLILSCMDARLVELAHRSLGLKNGDVKFLKNAGAQIQSDDDSIMGSILVGTYALGCEEVVIMGHTDCGFGKLKPEVMFDAMKEKGITDELIQSLDYDFDNMFTGFSVTEDNVRKNVEKVRNHPLFNKEIPVHGVIIDSKTGEVTLIDDGYKQ encoded by the coding sequence ATGCAAAAGAAGTTGTACAAGCTATTAGAATTCAATAAACAATTCGTTCAAGATGAACAATACGAGCCAATGATTACAGATGGTCATCCAAATGAAGGATTACTGATTTTAAGTTGTATGGATGCTAGACTTGTGGAACTTGCTCATCGCTCACTTGGATTGAAAAATGGCGATGTGAAGTTTTTAAAAAATGCTGGAGCTCAAATTCAATCTGATGATGATAGTATAATGGGCAGTATTTTAGTAGGGACATACGCATTAGGCTGTGAAGAAGTTGTCATTATGGGACATACTGACTGCGGTTTCGGAAAACTAAAGCCTGAAGTAATGTTTGATGCTATGAAGGAGAAAGGGATTACGGATGAACTCATTCAATCATTAGATTATGACTTCGACAATATGTTCACTGGATTCAGTGTTACAGAAGACAATGTAAGAAAAAATGTCGAAAAAGTAAGAAACCACCCATTATTCAATAAAGAGATTCCTGTACACGGTGTCATTATTGATTCCAAAACAGGTGAAGTGACATTGATTGATGATGGCTATAAACAATAA
- a CDS encoding FUSC family protein: MTDFTQTLYKFIGPRIIKTGIATLITAFICVWLDLPAIFAVITAIVSIDPTSYDSINKAKVRFPASVIGSLIAVSSAYFFKESALTYSLSATLTILICHKLKLNEGILVAAITSVAMIPDIHDEFVHTFVTRLFTTTLGIVVASSINFIVLPPVYYGNINDSIRKFEHAMRTLLTKRTDELINYKYISKDSEQMYNQLYKHLNNIEKYMHYQQNEIKYHITKREDLRKLNHLQNELQYKKLLITHIGNLIFLPNEIDIKWDQKEKDALKAIMKSTNSLHTDTHYNCQQSLETLHHLKFDHSRPNEIFKIDILHEMEIIYRMLHSYYTKRNKQATKQSHISSY; encoded by the coding sequence TTGACTGATTTCACGCAAACATTATATAAGTTTATAGGTCCAAGAATTATTAAAACAGGTATTGCGACCCTTATCACCGCATTCATTTGCGTCTGGCTAGATTTACCTGCTATTTTTGCAGTGATCACTGCCATTGTATCGATTGATCCAACATCGTATGACTCCATCAATAAAGCGAAAGTTCGGTTTCCTGCTTCGGTCATTGGTTCACTCATTGCCGTCTCAAGTGCTTATTTTTTCAAAGAATCTGCACTCACTTATTCTTTAAGTGCAACATTAACAATTTTGATTTGTCATAAATTAAAGCTTAATGAAGGGATACTCGTTGCGGCAATTACAAGTGTTGCGATGATTCCAGATATACATGATGAATTTGTACATACGTTTGTGACTCGTTTATTTACGACAACACTCGGTATCGTGGTTGCTTCAAGCATTAACTTCATCGTCTTACCACCAGTATATTATGGCAATATTAATGATTCCATCCGAAAGTTCGAACATGCTATGCGTACTCTACTTACGAAACGAACGGATGAATTAATCAATTATAAATACATCTCGAAAGACTCTGAACAGATGTACAATCAATTATACAAACACTTAAATAACATTGAGAAATATATGCATTACCAACAAAATGAAATAAAATATCACATTACAAAGCGTGAAGATTTAAGAAAGCTAAATCACCTTCAAAATGAACTGCAATATAAAAAATTACTCATTACTCATATAGGTAATTTAATATTTTTACCTAACGAAATAGATATTAAATGGGATCAAAAAGAAAAAGACGCTCTAAAAGCAATTATGAAAAGTACGAATAGCTTACACACAGACACCCATTATAATTGTCAACAATCACTTGAAACATTACATCATTTGAAATTTGATCATAGCCGTCCAAATGAGATTTTTAAAATCGATATTTTGCACGAAATGGAAATTATATATCGGATGCTGCATTCATATTATACGAAGCGAAATAAACAAGCTACTAAACAAAGTCATATATCGTCATATTAA
- the dinB gene encoding DNA polymerase IV, producing MSERRIIHVDMDAFYAQIEQRDNPRLKGQPVIISGSPNTRSVVSTCSYEARKFGVHSAMPASTAYKLCPHGVYIKPRMSYYKEVSDQFMNILKSYSTLLQNISLDEAFLDITHLVHRGRPAHKIALQIQQEVLDTLNLTCTMGVSYNKFLAKIASDMNKPYGLTVINYQNVDEILRTLDIGKFPGIGKVSQERLRVKGINTGADLRALSMSEMDTLFGKRGKVYYDRVRGIDYGEVVVSRERKSIGKETTFDRDIEDDDEVIQTIKKLSERVAARLNDMGLIAHTVTVKLKYSNYDTHTKQWTEERPIMKHEDILEYATHLYYELKDTNESIRLIGVSVSHLAKKGYVNMTIYDFV from the coding sequence ATGAGTGAGCGTCGGATTATCCATGTTGATATGGATGCGTTCTATGCACAGATTGAACAGCGTGATAATCCAAGGTTAAAGGGACAACCGGTGATTATTTCAGGTAGCCCGAATACGAGAAGTGTTGTATCAACGTGTAGCTATGAAGCTCGAAAGTTCGGCGTTCATTCTGCAATGCCTGCAAGTACAGCCTATAAACTTTGTCCACATGGTGTCTATATTAAACCTAGAATGTCTTATTATAAAGAAGTGTCTGACCAGTTTATGAATATATTAAAGAGTTATTCAACATTATTGCAAAACATTTCATTAGATGAAGCGTTTTTAGATATAACACATTTAGTTCATCGTGGTCGACCGGCTCATAAAATTGCATTACAAATTCAACAAGAAGTGCTGGATACATTGAATTTAACATGTACGATGGGGGTTTCATATAATAAGTTTTTAGCAAAAATCGCATCGGATATGAATAAGCCGTATGGGCTTACAGTGATCAATTATCAAAATGTAGATGAAATTTTACGAACACTTGATATTGGTAAGTTCCCTGGTATCGGTAAAGTGAGCCAAGAGCGTTTAAGAGTGAAAGGGATCAATACAGGTGCTGATCTTAGAGCGCTTTCAATGAGTGAGATGGATACGTTATTTGGTAAGAGAGGTAAAGTATATTATGACCGAGTAAGAGGGATAGACTATGGTGAAGTCGTTGTGTCACGTGAGCGCAAATCGATTGGAAAAGAGACAACTTTTGATCGTGATATCGAAGACGATGATGAAGTGATTCAAACGATCAAAAAATTAAGCGAACGCGTTGCAGCACGTCTTAATGATATGGGACTAATCGCACATACAGTCACAGTTAAGTTGAAGTATTCAAATTATGACACACATACGAAGCAATGGACGGAAGAGCGTCCGATCATGAAGCACGAGGATATATTGGAATATGCAACGCACCTTTATTATGAATTAAAAGACACCAATGAATCGATTCGGCTCATTGGTGTGTCTGTGTCACATTTGGCGAAAAAAGGTTATGTTAATATGACGATATATGACTTTGTTTAG
- a CDS encoding DNA cytosine methyltransferase, with protein sequence MSLDTISLFSGAGGLDLGVINSGFNIVFANDILKPAIENYRA encoded by the coding sequence ATGTCACTAGATACTATTTCATTATTTAGTGGAGCAGGAGGGTTAGATCTAGGTGTAATTAATTCTGGATTTAACATAGTGTTTGCTAATGATATTCTAAAACCAGCAATTGAAAATTATCGTGCTTGA
- a CDS encoding Vga family ABC-F type ribosomal protection protein codes for MLLFEGTSIKKQLQDRLLFYIDLMQVHDNQRIGLVGRNGTGKTSLLKIITGEELPDEGNITPFTSVKLVPQFKESRLEKSGGEITQQYLQKAFNENPGLLLLDEPTTHLDTERIAWLEKKIRNYQGATVVVSHDRAFLNNVCTEIWEIENNTFKIFKGNYDEYAKQKDLLKKQEQTEFEKYEREKQKLKRAIRQKEERAQRATKKPKNLSSSEARIKGTKTHYANIQKKLRGSAKALETRLEQLDKVDKVKELPEIKMDMLNEEKFTNQSVLRAENVKGEIGGSKLWDPFTFYLYGGDKVAIIGKNGSGKTALLKKIVKQDEGFTIPKKVKIGYFSQHLTILNDEQSIIENVQSSSSQNETLIRTVLARMHFWDEDVYKKVGILSGGEKVKLALAKLFLSDVNMLVLDEPTNFLDIISLEALETLMKSYHGTILFVTHDRMLVKNIATKIIDIKDGKITVFDGSYEAYEEWLENKTKSKNDDQILLIETKISDVLGRLSLEPSQELEDEFQRLLKEKKELTKKL; via the coding sequence ATGCTTTTATTTGAAGGAACATCAATCAAAAAACAATTACAAGACAGATTGCTATTTTATATTGATTTAATGCAAGTGCATGATAATCAACGTATAGGTTTAGTAGGTAGGAATGGAACAGGAAAAACAAGCCTATTAAAAATTATTACAGGTGAAGAATTACCTGATGAAGGTAATATTACTCCTTTTACCTCTGTGAAATTAGTGCCACAATTTAAAGAATCAAGATTGGAGAAAAGTGGTGGCGAAATAACACAGCAATATTTACAGAAGGCTTTCAATGAGAACCCAGGCCTGCTTCTTTTAGATGAACCAACAACACACTTAGATACGGAAAGAATTGCTTGGTTAGAAAAAAAGATAAGAAACTATCAAGGAGCAACTGTCGTAGTATCACATGATCGTGCATTTTTAAATAATGTATGTACTGAAATATGGGAAATTGAAAATAATACGTTTAAAATATTTAAAGGAAATTATGATGAATATGCAAAGCAAAAAGACTTATTGAAAAAACAAGAACAAACTGAATTTGAAAAGTATGAACGTGAGAAACAAAAATTAAAAAGAGCAATACGTCAAAAAGAAGAAAGAGCTCAACGAGCAACAAAAAAACCTAAGAATCTAAGTTCATCAGAAGCGAGAATAAAGGGTACTAAAACCCACTACGCCAACATACAGAAAAAGCTGAGAGGTTCTGCAAAGGCTTTAGAAACAAGACTGGAACAATTGGATAAGGTTGACAAAGTGAAAGAGCTACCTGAAATTAAGATGGATATGTTAAATGAAGAAAAATTCACAAACCAATCTGTGTTACGTGCTGAAAATGTTAAGGGAGAGATTGGCGGAAGTAAGCTCTGGGATCCCTTTACCTTTTATTTATATGGCGGCGATAAAGTTGCTATCATTGGGAAAAATGGCTCAGGTAAAACAGCGTTACTTAAAAAAATAGTGAAGCAAGACGAAGGTTTCACAATTCCAAAAAAAGTTAAGATCGGCTACTTCTCTCAACACTTAACCATCCTAAATGATGAGCAATCAATCATAGAAAATGTACAATCATCCTCTAGTCAGAATGAGACATTAATAAGAACGGTTTTAGCAAGAATGCATTTTTGGGATGAAGATGTCTATAAAAAGGTGGGCATATTAAGTGGTGGTGAAAAAGTAAAGCTAGCGTTAGCTAAACTATTTTTAAGTGATGTGAATATGCTCGTTTTAGATGAGCCGACTAACTTTTTAGACATTATATCTTTAGAAGCGCTAGAAACATTAATGAAAAGTTATCATGGAACGATTCTATTTGTTACGCACGACCGAATGTTAGTAAAAAATATAGCTACAAAAATAATTGATATAAAAGATGGTAAGATAACAGTATTCGATGGATCGTACGAAGCATATGAAGAGTGGCTGGAGAATAAAACAAAGTCTAAAAATGATGACCAAATTTTACTAATTGAAACTAAAATATCTGACGTTCTGGGTAGATTAAGCTTGGAACCTTCGCAAGAGTTAGAAGATGAATTTCAAAGATTATTGAAAGAAAAGAAAGAACTGACAAAAAAACTATAA
- the map gene encoding type I methionyl aminopeptidase codes for MIIENEQQLEKLKEIGKICGTIRDTLKQNAKVGMTTKELDDIAKRLFEQFGATSAPIAEYDFPGYTCISVNEEVAHGIPGTRVINNGDLVNVDVSASKDGFYADTGISFIVGETDIAMKQKVIDVAEMAFNEAMKKVKPGAKLSQIGRAVNATAMKNDLKVIKNLTGHGVGQSLHETPKHILNYYDPNEKMLLKEGMVLAVEPFISSNATLVTDGKDEWAFETKDKSYVAQIEHTVVVTKDGPLLVTEV; via the coding sequence ATGATTATAGAAAATGAGCAACAACTTGAAAAATTAAAAGAAATCGGTAAAATTTGTGGGACAATTCGTGATACATTAAAGCAAAATGCAAAAGTGGGTATGACGACTAAAGAACTTGATGATATCGCGAAACGATTATTTGAACAATTTGGTGCGACGAGCGCTCCGATTGCAGAATATGATTTTCCAGGGTACACATGTATATCTGTCAATGAAGAAGTTGCTCATGGTATACCAGGGACACGTGTCATAAATAATGGTGATTTGGTCAATGTTGATGTGTCTGCGAGTAAAGATGGATTTTATGCAGATACAGGAATATCATTTATCGTAGGTGAAACAGATATCGCAATGAAGCAGAAAGTGATTGACGTTGCAGAAATGGCGTTTAATGAAGCGATGAAGAAAGTGAAACCAGGTGCCAAATTATCACAAATTGGCCGCGCGGTGAACGCAACGGCGATGAAGAATGATTTAAAGGTCATTAAAAATTTGACAGGACACGGTGTTGGTCAAAGTTTGCACGAAACACCGAAACATATATTGAATTACTATGATCCCAATGAAAAGATGTTATTAAAAGAAGGTATGGTCCTTGCAGTAGAGCCGTTTATTTCATCGAATGCCACGCTCGTAACCGATGGTAAAGATGAGTGGGCATTTGAGACGAAAGACAAAAGTTATGTCGCACAAATTGAACATACGGTTGTTGTCACGAAGGATGGTCCATTACTAGTGACAGAAGTATAA
- a CDS encoding DUF1128 family protein, producing the protein MTIEEIVEQIKENLNLVNAGVINPEDFDENKKDDLEDVMNFTNSRNNLSPNEREAVLQQLRELKK; encoded by the coding sequence ATGACGATTGAAGAAATTGTAGAACAAATTAAAGAAAACTTAAACCTTGTGAATGCAGGTGTTATAAACCCGGAAGATTTCGACGAAAATAAAAAGGATGATCTTGAAGACGTGATGAACTTTACGAATTCGAGAAATAATTTATCACCCAATGAAAGAGAAGCAGTATTACAACAGTTGAGAGAACTTAAGAAATAA
- a CDS encoding helix-turn-helix domain-containing protein codes for MRDRAKITNQTLSRLSKNQNVIMEILGRICKTLDCRLEDIVEYVNENKVYQCH; via the coding sequence TTGAGAGATAGAGCAAAAATAACTAATCAAACACTATCACGTCTAAGTAAAAATCAAAATGTAATTATGGAAATATTAGGTCGTATTTGTAAAACATTAGATTGTAGATTAGAAGATATTGTTGAGTATGTAAATGAAAATAAGGTTTATCAATGTCACTAG
- the rlmD gene encoding 23S rRNA (uracil(1939)-C(5))-methyltransferase RlmD, protein MAKPVQKNEYVKAKVIDYNHEGQGVMKIDKYPIFIPNAMIGEEVEVKVIKATSKYGIGKLVHIDTPSDARVDPPCMYYAQCGGCQLQHMSYEEQMKFKKNKVINAMKRIGKLDVHVNDVVRAENPFHYRNKTKLPVQMIGGVTELGFYRNRSHDVIPIEECLIQRNELNELMRHIRKLLNDFHIKVYDERTNSGHLKHVIIRTNKSGDEVMIGFVTAIERWMNAQEEQAFIQQITDQFPNVKSIQLNINPHETNVILGKESIVLYGEPSIKDQLFTETYELYLPSFYQVNPEQTERLYQTAIDQTNFSKDDVVIDAYCGIGTIGQSIANKVKEVIGIEVVEEAVENAKDNAKLNGIDNVTYYSGKVEDIIHQLIQNGEKPSTVIVDPPRKGCDQNFLQCLIDIGVEQITYISCNPSTLARDLKLLSSHYDIGDVTPVDMFSQTYHVETVVVMSRVDE, encoded by the coding sequence ATGGCAAAACCTGTCCAAAAAAATGAATATGTAAAAGCAAAAGTCATTGATTATAATCACGAAGGCCAAGGGGTTATGAAAATTGATAAATATCCAATTTTCATCCCAAATGCAATGATTGGTGAAGAGGTTGAAGTGAAAGTCATTAAAGCGACAAGTAAATATGGTATTGGTAAACTTGTTCATATTGATACACCAAGTGATGCCCGAGTGGACCCACCGTGTATGTATTATGCACAATGTGGAGGATGTCAATTACAACATATGTCGTATGAAGAACAGATGAAGTTCAAGAAAAATAAAGTCATCAATGCAATGAAACGTATAGGCAAATTAGATGTTCATGTGAATGATGTTGTACGTGCAGAAAATCCTTTCCACTACCGAAATAAAACAAAACTGCCTGTTCAAATGATCGGTGGCGTTACTGAACTAGGTTTTTATCGAAATCGAAGTCATGACGTCATTCCAATTGAAGAATGCTTAATTCAACGGAATGAATTAAACGAATTGATGCGTCATATTCGTAAATTGTTGAATGACTTTCATATCAAAGTGTATGATGAACGAACGAATTCAGGCCATTTAAAGCATGTCATCATTAGAACCAATAAATCCGGAGATGAAGTGATGATTGGATTTGTCACAGCGATTGAACGATGGATGAATGCTCAAGAAGAGCAAGCATTTATTCAACAGATCACAGATCAATTTCCAAATGTCAAATCCATTCAGTTAAATATAAACCCACATGAAACAAATGTCATTTTAGGTAAAGAATCAATCGTATTATATGGTGAACCGTCAATCAAAGATCAGTTGTTTACGGAAACGTATGAATTATATTTGCCATCGTTTTATCAAGTGAACCCTGAACAAACAGAACGATTATATCAAACAGCCATTGACCAAACGAATTTTTCAAAAGATGATGTCGTGATTGATGCGTATTGTGGTATTGGAACGATAGGTCAAAGCATAGCGAATAAAGTGAAAGAAGTCATCGGTATTGAAGTTGTTGAAGAAGCGGTAGAAAATGCGAAAGATAATGCGAAGCTAAATGGTATTGATAACGTAACTTATTATAGTGGCAAAGTTGAAGATATTATTCATCAACTTATTCAAAATGGTGAGAAACCATCTACAGTGATCGTTGATCCACCACGTAAAGGATGCGATCAAAACTTTTTACAATGCTTGATAGATATTGGTGTAGAGCAAATCACTTATATTTCATGTAATCCATCAACACTCGCAAGAGATTTGAAATTACTATCAAGCCATTATGATATAGGAGATGTCACACCTGTTGATATGTTTAGTCAGACTTATCATGTTGAGACGGTAGTAGTGATGTCAAGAGTGGATGAATAA
- a CDS encoding aminopeptidase: protein MELTQERLNKISEYAKLLVSVGLNIQKGQPLYINATVDCTPLVRALYKQAYELGASEVKVNFSDDVCRRLYMENSDMAVLENVPQHVIDERMYYVNNNAAFLSLTASSPELMKGVDQNRIKSASIAGGKALNEFRQAIQSDEIAWCVAGYPSKDWAELVFPGEDDAEEKLLDLILYTVRTEEEDPTVAWKKHTDTLDNKAKLLNEKRFKQLKYSAPGTDLIIDLPEGHLWAGASSVNKAGTTFVANMPTEEVFTVPSRTGVNGTIKNTMPLSYGGNIIDDFTLTFVDGKVTDYQAGVGEEVLKSLLETDEGAMRLGEVALVPDDSPISNTKTLFYNTLFDENASCHLALGSAYSFCLEGGKEMTEEQLIEHDLNQSITHEDFMVGSNELNIEGVHADGSTEMIMKDGNFVI, encoded by the coding sequence ATGGAACTAACTCAAGAAAGATTGAATAAAATAAGTGAATATGCAAAATTACTCGTTTCTGTAGGATTAAATATTCAAAAAGGTCAACCGTTATACATCAATGCAACGGTGGATTGTACGCCACTTGTTAGAGCGTTATACAAACAAGCTTATGAGTTAGGTGCTTCAGAGGTTAAGGTCAACTTCAGTGATGATGTCTGTCGTCGTCTTTATATGGAAAATAGTGACATGGCTGTTTTAGAAAATGTACCACAACATGTGATCGATGAAAGAATGTACTATGTTAACAATAACGCAGCATTTCTATCCTTAACTGCGAGCTCACCTGAATTAATGAAAGGCGTTGACCAAAATCGAATTAAGTCGGCTTCAATCGCTGGTGGTAAAGCGTTAAACGAATTCAGACAAGCAATTCAAAGCGATGAGATTGCATGGTGTGTTGCAGGTTATCCATCAAAAGATTGGGCAGAATTAGTATTTCCAGGCGAAGACGATGCTGAAGAGAAATTACTAGACTTAATCTTATATACAGTGAGAACTGAAGAAGAGGATCCTACAGTTGCGTGGAAGAAACATACGGATACTTTAGATAATAAAGCAAAACTTTTAAATGAGAAACGATTCAAGCAATTGAAATATTCAGCACCTGGTACTGACCTGATAATTGATTTACCTGAAGGGCATTTATGGGCTGGCGCATCAAGTGTCAATAAAGCAGGAACAACATTCGTTGCAAATATGCCGACAGAGGAAGTTTTTACAGTTCCATCAAGAACGGGTGTCAATGGTACGATAAAGAATACAATGCCGTTAAGTTATGGTGGTAATATTATTGATGATTTCACACTCACTTTTGTTGATGGTAAAGTAACTGATTATCAAGCAGGTGTTGGTGAAGAAGTATTAAAGAGTTTACTTGAGACAGATGAAGGTGCGATGAGACTAGGTGAAGTCGCTTTAGTCCCTGATGATTCACCAATTTCAAACACGAAAACATTGTTCTATAATACTTTATTTGATGAGAATGCGAGTTGCCATTTAGCGCTTGGTAGTGCATATTCTTTCTGCCTAGAAGGTGGTAAAGAAATGACAGAAGAACAATTGATTGAACATGACTTAAATCAATCGATTACGCATGAAGATTTTATGGTTGGTTCAAATGAATTAAATATTGAAGGTGTACATGCTGATGGCTCAACTGAGATGATTATGAAAGATGGTAATTTCGTGATCTAG